The Alteromonas mediterranea DE genome contains the following window.
GAAGCGGTAATGGGCGCAAACGTATTTAAAGACTTATTTGCCTCTATTCGAGATATTGTGGGTGGTCGCTCTGGCTCTTACGAAGAAGAGCTAACCACAGCGCGTAAGCTTGCTTTTACTGAGTTAGAACATGAAGCAAGAAGCATGGGAGCAAACGCTGTTGTAGGTATCGATTTAGATTATCAAGTCA
Protein-coding sequences here:
- a CDS encoding heavy metal-binding domain-containing protein — translated: MIVSTTPTLEGHKIDAYYGIVVGEAVMGANVFKDLFASIRDIVGGRSGSYEEELTTARKLAFTELEHEARSMGANAVVGIDLDYQVIGDKGSMLMVSISGTAVKTSPL